CATCAACAAGGCCAAAGTTGCGCCCAAACGCATTGTATTCGGCGAAGGTGAAGAGTCCAAAATTATTCGCGCCGCGGCGCTGGTGGAGGAAGAAGGAATTGGCCGGGCGGTGTTGTTGGGCCGCGCCGAGGTCATCCGGCAAAAGGTGGCTGACCTGGGCCTGCACTTCACACCCGTCATCGTCAACCCGAACGCGGACGCTGAGCGGCTTGAGAAATATGCCCAGGCTTATTTCGACCTGCGGCAACGCAAAGGAGTCACACCCAAGCTGGCCCGCCAGCACCTGGAAGACTCAAATCGCTTCGGGATGATGATGGTGAAGATGGGCGAGGCCGAAACCTTCATCTCCGGCCTGACCTACGAATACCCCGAAGTGATCCGCCCCGCCCTGCAAATCTTCCACACCCGGCCCGGCTTCAGCCACGTGGCCGGGGTGTATTTGATGATCGTCCGCAACCGCGTCTATCTTTTCACCGACGCGACGGTGAACATTGAGCCGTCGGCAGAAGACCTGGCCGAGATCGCCTCGCTGGCCGCCGACTTTGCCAAACAACTCGACATCACCCCTCGGGTGGCCCTGCTCAGTTTCTCCAACTTTGGTTCTGTTCCGCACCTGCTCTCGGCCAAAGTACAAAAGGCAACGAAGCTGATCAAGGCCAAACGGCCCGACTTGACGGTGGACGGTGAGATGCAGGCCGACGTGGCCGTGTCGGCCTCACTGATTGAGGAGCGTTTCCCGTTCAGCGCCGTCAAAGACGCCAACGTGCTGGTCTTTCCCGATTTGCAGTCGGCCAACATTGCCTACAAACTGCTCAGGCATCTGGGCAACGCCCAACTCATTGGCCCCATTCTGCTTGGCATGGGCGCGCCGGTTCACGTCCTGCAAGCCGGCGACGATGTGGATGAGATTGTGAGTATTGCGGCGGTGGCAGTGATGGATGCAAATAGCCGGTAAACAAAAAAAGAAGCCCGCCTTTCGGCGGGCCTCTTTCTTTCACAACTCTATCGGCTTTTCCAGCGTTTGCAGGATGAGCGACACGGCCCCTTCCACGTCGCGCAAGTCCACCATTTCGGACGGGGTGTGGATGTGGCGGCAGGGGATAGACACACAACCCGACGGCACACCCGCCCGCGCCAGTTGGATCGAACGGGCATCGGTGGAGCCGCCCTCCAATACTTCGCGCTGGACGGGTAACCTGGCTTCGGCTGCGCGCTGTTCGAGGAGAGCCACCAGGCGCGGGTCAGACAACATGCCGCTGTCGCGCACTTTGATGGCCGCGCCCGCGCCGAGCGAGACGGCCATCTTGTTGGCCTTCGGCGTGTCGCCCGTCAGAGTCACATCCACTGCCAGCGCCAAATCCGGCTCCAGCCCAAACGCCGACGGCCCTGCGCCGCGTGTGCCCACTTCTTCCTGCACGGTGAAGGCAAACTGCACTTCGTGAGGGGTGCGCTTCAGGCCGCGCATCACTTCGATTAATACCGCGCAACCGATTCGATCATCCATGCTCTTGGCGACGAGGCGATTGCCCACTTCTTCAAACGGCCTGTAGAAACCGGCAACGTCTCCCACCTTCACCGGGCAACCGTCGGCGCTCGTCGCGCCCACGTCAATAAACATCTGGTCGAGCGAGGGCGAATTGGCCCTGCGATCCTCGATGCCGATCACGCCCACCACGCCGTTGCCAAACCGGACGCGCCCGCCCAGGCAGGTGAGGGCCGACACGCCGCCGACGCCGATGAAGCGCAGGAAACCTTTGGAGTCCACGTGGGTGACAATCACGCCGATCTCATCCATGTGCGCGGCCAGCATCACCTTGCGGCCCGACTTGGACTTCTTCTTGATCACGGCA
The genomic region above belongs to Chloroflexota bacterium and contains:
- a CDS encoding M42 family metallopeptidase → MKPLIKKLVESYGPSGHEDQIRDLIRGEIKGLADYVTVDPLGNLIAVIKKKSKSGRKVMLAAHMDEIGVIVTHVDSKGFLRFIGVGGVSALTCLGGRVRFGNGVVGVIGIEDRRANSPSLDQMFIDVGATSADGCPVKVGDVAGFYRPFEEVGNRLVAKSMDDRIGCAVLIEVMRGLKRTPHEVQFAFTVQEEVGTRGAGPSAFGLEPDLALAVDVTLTGDTPKANKMAVSLGAGAAIKVRDSGMLSDPRLVALLEQRAAEARLPVQREVLEGGSTDARSIQLARAGVPSGCVSIPCRHIHTPSEMVDLRDVEGAVSLILQTLEKPIEL